The following coding sequences lie in one Homalodisca vitripennis isolate AUS2020 chromosome X, UT_GWSS_2.1, whole genome shotgun sequence genomic window:
- the LOC124368680 gene encoding ankyrin-3-like, producing the protein MYKALSGNCMPANPLQRQLADSIVKMVPLDDIRILLATGAKVNEPVTQGLRPLHYAVWQRYPEAARLLLVRGGDVNARDECGYSALHLSAEHGYIELVALLLRQGARVDYREDTDDPFPRTLLCDEPLRLAIRGRHLEIARMLLEHGANPNKRYFFGSEINLVSPLDVEFLNLLLMFGADPNTRDRSGLTPLMKAVRLPQAMESVLLLLQYGADVNAVTDIRHDYRTVLHYAILSGNHETVNLLIKQGAKVNYSYEYQKPTALDLAILRGDPELVKMMIKAGANVNSSSPIIGTPLHVAVADNVPNRIELMTLLLTAGANPNLVIDSDEGPPLRPVLAEYVASIEQPSPVVVKLLLRFGAKVIMKTQYRDPLGILNSLQNISKNPEIFDLLVEASEAFDLCMIRRNQFFSEGQKSLLLERASGPLSLLHQCRLALRKFLVDEPSLAAQVFELPLTLQLYLNYDY; encoded by the exons ATGTACAAGGCACTGTCCGGTAACTGTATGCCCGCCAACCCGCTACAGCGGCAGTTGGCTGACAGCATCGTCAAGATGGTACCTCTGGACGACATAAGGATCCTACTGGCGACCGGAGCCAAGGTGAACGAACCCGTGACTCAGGGGCTGCGACCCCTGCACTACGCGGTGTGGCAGAGGTACCCGGAGGCCGCTCGCCTCCTACTGGTGCGAGGAGGTGACGTCAATGCTCGGGACGAGTGTGGGTACTCGGCCCTCCATCTCTCCGCCGAACACGG ATACATAGAGCTGGTCGCTCTACTTCTGAGACAAGGAGCGAGGGTAGACTATCGAGAAGACACGGACGACCCGTTTCCCCGCACTCTCCTGTGTGACGAGCCCCTGCGCCTCGCGATCCGCGGACGTCACCTGGAGATCGCCCGCATGCTGCTGGAACACGGAGCTAACCCCAACAAGAGGTACTTCTTTGGGTCAGAAATCAATTTGGTCTCTCCTCTGGACGTCGAGTTTCTGAACCTTCTGCTCATGTTCGGAGCGGACCCCAACACCCGAGACCGGTCCGGCCTCACCCCTCTCATGAAGGCCGTCAGACTACCGCAG GCGATGGAGAGCGTCCTTCTGCTGCTGCAGTACGGGGCGGACGTGAACGCTGTGACGGACATCCGTCACGACTACCGCACCGTCCTTCACTACGCCATACTGTCGGGCAACCACGAGACGGTCAACCTCCTCATCAAGCAGGGAGCGAAAGTCAACTACTCATATGAGTATCAGAAACCCACAGCTCTGGACCTGGCCATACTGAGGGGAGACCCCGAGCTCGTCAAAATGATGATCAAAGCAG GTGCGAACGTGAACTCCAGCTCGCCCATAATCGGCACCCCTCTCCACGTGGCGGTCGCTGACAATGTTCCGAACCGGATAGAGCTGATGACGCTGCTCCTGACGGCCGGGGCGAATCCTAACTTGGTTATCGACAGCGACGAGGGGCCACCCCTGCGCCCTGTCCTTGCGGAGTATGTCGCTTCCATCGAACAACCGAGTCCTGTAGTTGTCAAGCTTCTCCTCAGGTTCGGAGCAAAG GTGATCATGAAGACACAGTACCGAGATCCTCTGGGCATACTCAACTCCCTCCAGAACATTTCAAAAAATCCCGAAATCTTTGATCTGTTAGTGGAGGCGTCAGAGGCCTTCGATCTGTGCATGATCCGACGAAACCAGTTCTTCAGCGAAGGGCAGAAGAGTCTGCTGCTGGAGCGGGCGAGCGGGCCGCTGAGTCTGCTGCACCAGTGTCGGTTGGCGCTGCGCAAATTCCTGGTGGACGAGCCGTCTTTGGCAGCACAAGTGTTCGAGCTACCTCTCACCCTGCAATTGTACCTCAATTATGATTACTAA